A portion of the Desulfomonilia bacterium genome contains these proteins:
- a CDS encoding acyltransferase — MKFISLIDRFKTSIYWRRLYKKDIFEWRLQKAKSWGVKIGKDCLLFSMEFSTEPYLIEIGDHVVVSSGTQFITHDGSVWLLRDRFPDIGVFGKIKIGSNTFIGINCIILANTEIGSNCIIGAGAVVRGKVPDDSVVMGNPGKVVMKTSMMEKFLLSSKNRIDTKLLSVEEKDDMVKRHFGIE; from the coding sequence ATGAAATTCATATCACTTATCGACAGATTCAAAACAAGCATATACTGGCGCAGGCTGTATAAAAAAGATATTTTCGAGTGGCGGCTTCAAAAGGCGAAATCTTGGGGCGTTAAAATTGGAAAAGACTGTCTTCTCTTTTCAATGGAATTTTCAACAGAACCCTATCTTATTGAGATTGGAGATCACGTGGTAGTTTCATCAGGCACGCAATTTATAACGCATGACGGATCGGTCTGGCTCTTGAGGGACAGGTTTCCGGACATAGGTGTTTTCGGCAAAATAAAGATAGGGTCCAATACCTTCATCGGGATTAATTGCATCATACTGGCAAATACGGAGATTGGATCAAACTGCATAATAGGGGCAGGTGCGGTTGTAAGGGGTAAAGTTCCGGATGATTCCGTCGTTATGGGAAACCCAGGAAAAGTCGTCATGAAAACCAGCATGATGGAGAAGTTTCTGCTCTCCAGTAAAAACCGCATAGATACCAAACTGCTTTCTGTTGAGGAAAAAGACGATATGGTTAAACGTCATTTCGGGATAGAGTGA
- a CDS encoding glycosyltransferase yields MTDRKIRVAVVITGLGLGGMETRQLTVARYIDRQRFHLDFYCLYDEDNSLIPEFERLGISVKVIKVFDFSRPFPLRINLFAVLKLACMLKKGKYDIVHTQLPDANTVGRIAAILACRSTRIATICNIEKRSNLQQFWDKLLGKMNGKIMCITDAVLEYDMSFTRLPRNKYVRIYNGIDIDRFSRESVGFPEIDIKIPENSFVIGSVGRLHEQKDFKTLLHAFKIIKENIKDAFLIIVGSGPEYADLKQLSETLEISDSVMFTGARKDVPEIMSFFDVFVLSAIYEGFGNVVTEAMSMEIPVVSTNLPPVREIITPEENGVFVQPGNPEEIAHAIERLYKDKDLRKKLASAGRRTVVNRFSQYIMVKNIEALYEENSKI; encoded by the coding sequence ATGACAGACCGAAAAATCAGAGTAGCTGTAGTTATTACCGGTCTGGGTCTGGGGGGTATGGAGACCCGCCAGTTGACTGTTGCAAGATATATTGACAGACAAAGATTCCATCTGGATTTCTACTGCCTTTATGATGAGGATAACAGCCTTATCCCGGAATTTGAAAGGCTTGGCATCAGTGTAAAAGTTATAAAGGTATTCGATTTTTCCAGACCATTCCCTTTAAGAATAAATTTATTTGCTGTTCTGAAGCTGGCCTGCATGCTGAAAAAGGGCAAATACGACATTGTTCACACACAATTACCCGATGCAAACACGGTGGGTAGAATCGCTGCAATCCTTGCATGCAGAAGTACAAGGATAGCGACAATATGCAATATTGAGAAAAGGAGCAATCTTCAACAATTCTGGGATAAACTACTGGGGAAGATGAACGGAAAGATCATGTGCATAACAGATGCAGTTCTTGAATATGACATGAGTTTTACCAGACTGCCCAGAAACAAGTATGTGAGAATTTATAACGGAATCGATATCGACAGGTTCTCCAGAGAAAGTGTCGGGTTTCCTGAAATTGATATTAAAATCCCTGAAAACTCTTTTGTTATTGGATCCGTGGGAAGGCTTCACGAACAGAAGGATTTCAAAACCTTATTGCACGCCTTTAAAATCATAAAGGAAAATATCAAAGATGCTTTCCTGATTATTGTAGGCAGCGGGCCGGAATATGCCGATTTAAAGCAATTGAGTGAGACCCTTGAAATATCTGACAGTGTAATGTTCACTGGCGCAAGAAAGGATGTGCCTGAGATAATGTCCTTTTTTGACGTGTTTGTTTTATCAGCAATTTATGAAGGTTTTGGAAATGTCGTAACAGAGGCCATGAGCATGGAGATTCCGGTTGTTTCAACAAATCTGCCGCCCGTCAGAGAAATAATAACCCCCGAAGAAAACGGGGTTTTCGTACAGCCTGGCAACCCGGAAGAGATTGCCCACGCAATCGAGCGGTTATATAAGGATAAGGATTTAAGAAAAAAACTCGCTTCAGCAGGTCGCAGGACAGTCGTAAACAGGTTCAGCCAGTACATAATGGTAAAAAATATCGAGGCCTTGTATGAAGAGAACTCAAAAATCTGA
- a CDS encoding glycosyltransferase family 4 protein codes for MNKRRLMLITHDLAIGGLQQVVVNICRTIDREYFDVSVLCLRELGPFTPEIEKLGIKVFCIPQKKTGVDYFSFLKVAKILRQQQIEIIHTHNTQPFIDGVIGGLIAGVNTMIHTDHARDFPDKKRYMFAEWLMSHFVYKVVGVSEHTSQNLIRYEKISPGKIVTIYNGIDGSKYDIVIDKKKKRSELGIRGNDPIIGLGVRLTDQKGLTFLLQAMPELIKRFPGITLIIAGEGPLENDLKKEASALGINDNVMFIGPRLDMPELLQLFDLYVLPSLWEGLPMVLLEAMAARCPIVATDVGGNASAITNGINGSLVKPKAPKALSDEIARILSSPDILEKYRLNGAATFKNNFDARVMTNKYEKLYKKELF; via the coding sequence ATGAATAAAAGACGTCTGATGCTGATTACCCATGACCTTGCCATAGGCGGCCTCCAGCAGGTTGTTGTAAACATTTGCAGGACCATTGACAGGGAATATTTTGATGTTTCCGTCCTGTGTCTCAGGGAACTCGGTCCGTTCACACCGGAAATTGAAAAACTGGGTATAAAGGTTTTCTGTATTCCTCAGAAAAAAACGGGGGTAGATTATTTTTCTTTTCTGAAAGTCGCGAAGATATTAAGACAGCAGCAAATAGAAATCATACATACCCACAACACTCAGCCTTTTATTGACGGGGTTATCGGAGGTCTCATTGCCGGAGTGAATACAATGATACACACGGATCACGCCCGGGATTTTCCTGACAAGAAAAGGTATATGTTCGCCGAGTGGCTAATGTCACATTTCGTCTACAAGGTTGTCGGTGTGTCCGAGCATACTTCTCAAAATCTGATAAGATACGAAAAGATTTCTCCCGGGAAAATTGTCACAATCTATAACGGCATCGACGGATCGAAGTATGACATTGTTATTGATAAGAAGAAAAAAAGGTCTGAACTGGGAATCCGTGGTAACGATCCGATCATAGGTCTGGGAGTTCGTCTGACGGATCAGAAAGGGCTGACCTTTCTTTTACAGGCAATGCCCGAACTGATCAAAAGATTCCCCGGCATAACGCTAATTATCGCGGGAGAGGGCCCGCTGGAAAACGATTTGAAGAAAGAGGCCTCCGCCTTGGGTATAAACGATAATGTAATGTTTATCGGTCCACGCCTCGATATGCCCGAACTTTTACAGTTATTTGACCTTTATGTGTTGCCCTCCTTATGGGAAGGTCTGCCAATGGTGCTACTTGAGGCTATGGCTGCACGTTGTCCGATTGTGGCAACAGATGTAGGTGGAAATGCCTCCGCCATAACAAACGGAATAAACGGCTCTTTAGTGAAACCAAAAGCCCCAAAGGCCTTATCCGATGAAATAGCCAGGATATTGTCATCTCCGGATATCCTCGAAAAGTATAGACTGAACGGTGCTGCTACTTTTAAAAACAACTTCGATGCCAGGGTTATGACAAACAAATACGAGAAACTGTATAAAAAGGAATTGTTCTAG
- a CDS encoding O-antigen ligase family protein translates to MKEPTQNERGFKILYWIWVLMLFLPERLISFYIPPLQFLRSLPTILLALALVVWFTSNTEKYKYKWFALFLVSLLISSLLAENTGRARVVLRLVLEYYILALITFSFISNKYRTDKLMFLFMLQFLYLGIWGIIGGGLVKWDYILNEEDAYGPLMGIGVAYCYYYFSVQKKSMAKTLALIALCTCIVGVVISFARGAFLVLVATLIYLLVKSGNFVKGILFIGIACVIIIVATSIIFPDNAFWKEMQTSAEGTSSGTGRDRKVLWSIAWEEYKDNIIIGVGPLNFGVAAAHYLNRVKDTGNYRPDTIWGRALHNAYFQILCELGTFGIIIFIMILYDFFKTNKATIRYTPTSCDSELDNLTLKQTKHLVTGIKVAMIAFLLNAFFYDIIYYSWFWILLILNRMLYINIFQEKLFFNPSP, encoded by the coding sequence TTGAAAGAACCTACCCAGAACGAAAGAGGATTTAAGATCCTTTACTGGATATGGGTTCTAATGCTTTTCCTGCCTGAAAGACTCATTTCGTTTTACATCCCCCCCTTACAGTTCTTGAGAAGCCTGCCTACTATTCTGCTGGCGCTGGCGCTTGTTGTCTGGTTCACTTCGAATACAGAAAAATATAAATATAAATGGTTTGCCTTGTTTCTGGTTTCTTTGCTGATCAGTTCATTATTAGCGGAGAATACCGGGCGTGCCAGAGTTGTGCTCCGGCTTGTCCTGGAATACTATATATTGGCTCTTATCACCTTTAGTTTCATAAGCAACAAATATCGAACCGATAAACTTATGTTCCTTTTCATGCTCCAGTTTCTTTATCTTGGCATCTGGGGCATAATTGGCGGAGGGTTGGTCAAATGGGACTATATCCTTAATGAGGAAGATGCATATGGCCCTCTTATGGGGATAGGGGTAGCTTACTGCTATTACTATTTTTCGGTTCAAAAAAAGTCGATGGCCAAAACACTTGCACTTATTGCACTCTGCACCTGCATTGTCGGTGTTGTAATCTCTTTCGCAAGGGGGGCATTTTTAGTATTGGTCGCAACCTTGATTTATCTGCTGGTAAAATCAGGAAATTTTGTGAAAGGCATCCTTTTTATCGGGATAGCCTGCGTCATTATCATAGTTGCCACCTCAATAATATTTCCAGACAATGCCTTCTGGAAAGAAATGCAGACTTCAGCCGAAGGGACATCGTCCGGTACCGGCAGGGACAGAAAAGTTTTATGGTCAATCGCATGGGAAGAGTATAAGGATAATATTATCATTGGAGTTGGTCCGCTAAATTTTGGAGTTGCCGCAGCCCACTATCTTAATAGGGTAAAGGACACTGGCAATTACAGGCCTGATACTATCTGGGGCAGAGCACTTCACAATGCCTATTTTCAAATTTTATGTGAACTCGGAACCTTTGGAATCATCATATTCATTATGATTTTGTATGATTTTTTCAAAACCAACAAGGCAACAATACGATATACTCCGACAAGTTGTGACAGTGAGCTTGATAACCTGACCCTCAAACAAACAAAACATCTGGTGACGGGAATAAAAGTTGCCATGATAGCATTCCTTCTTAATGCATTCTTCTATGACATAATTTACTACAGCTGGTTCTGGATATTGCTCATCTTAAACAGAATGCTTTATATAAATATTTTTCAGGAAAAATTATTTTTTAACCCTTCTCCTTAA
- the opgC gene encoding OpgC domain-containing protein translates to MNNNRDTFIDFLRGLAIFDMMLVHYAGYFPETVSKFITYHDVAMEGFLLLSGVIAGMHYLPLFKASCSSTVRTIYIRTLKLCLIQYIMIVTVSLPEFILRSGSCTGIGRFLVDSFTFSNQIGLIHILPTFIPLFILTPLFLYLLSHNLDYILLLGSAIFFLIAQRNPYLFNYGDKTIFPVVLWQIYFVAGCCLGKTALRNGSSMPRHKRALFIVSLITLAAVFLFRHSTSICPMIATFMNRYSISIQRFPLNIYGFIWGSLLWLFLYAAGARFWSVIRSTRIVDLTALFGRNSLMTFVLHVYFAKAISFTHILFGSYMLVNYSGMILNIGLTYYLLLKNEHARMNNRHGLFFRTTRWLFA, encoded by the coding sequence ATGAATAACAATCGTGATACATTCATAGATTTCCTGAGAGGCCTTGCAATTTTTGACATGATGCTGGTGCACTATGCTGGCTATTTCCCTGAAACGGTTTCAAAGTTCATCACGTACCATGATGTCGCCATGGAAGGATTTCTGCTGCTGTCAGGCGTTATTGCAGGAATGCATTATCTGCCTCTGTTCAAAGCCAGCTGTTCTTCAACCGTAAGGACAATCTATATAAGAACGCTTAAGCTGTGCCTGATTCAATACATAATGATAGTAACCGTCAGCTTGCCGGAATTTATATTGAGAAGCGGAAGTTGTACAGGGATCGGCAGATTCCTCGTCGATTCATTTACATTCTCCAACCAGATAGGACTGATTCACATCCTTCCCACATTCATCCCGCTTTTTATTCTGACACCTTTATTCCTCTATCTCCTTTCACATAATCTCGATTATATATTACTACTGGGTAGCGCCATTTTCTTCCTGATCGCTCAAAGGAATCCCTATCTGTTCAATTACGGCGATAAAACCATTTTCCCCGTGGTGCTATGGCAGATATATTTTGTGGCAGGATGCTGTCTCGGAAAAACTGCGCTCAGAAACGGGTCGAGCATGCCAAGGCATAAAAGAGCCCTGTTTATTGTGTCTCTGATTACCCTTGCAGCAGTATTTCTCTTCAGACACAGCACTTCTATCTGTCCAATGATAGCAACATTCATGAACAGGTATTCTATATCGATACAAAGATTCCCCTTGAACATTTACGGCTTTATCTGGGGTTCACTGCTCTGGTTGTTTCTCTATGCAGCAGGCGCCCGATTTTGGTCTGTAATCAGAAGTACCAGGATTGTCGATTTGACTGCTTTGTTCGGAAGAAACAGCCTGATGACTTTTGTCCTTCATGTGTATTTTGCCAAAGCCATTTCATTTACACATATCCTCTTCGGATCGTACATGCTCGTAAATTATTCAGGAATGATATTGAATATCGGATTGACCTATTATCTTTTATTGAAAAATGAACATGCCCGAATGAACAATCGGCATGGATTGTTTTTCCGGACAACGAGGTGGTTGTTTGCATGA
- a CDS encoding polysaccharide deacetylase family protein: MKWTIPIRSAYTGILYYTGILNGRQSVILCYHRVLPAGSDELKFIQPGMFVTTETFEKHMQYIKKNYKIIPLEQLMENPRVENTCIITFDDGWYDNYKYAFPILKKYSIPATIFLATNLIGTNTWAWPDRISYYINSAPMEHVEDIINMIHSQVQIMPDRYIKGLSSRGNRSALADELIGYLKMMTEGERISLMALIDNLMKELLTDLNRQRPWMTWPEIIEMSLGNVSFGAHSHNHVILTQTNIMDATREITDSRNTLEDKLGKPVATFSYPNGNYNNELMQIIDNLGFKLAVTTKPGMLDESENLLALRRILIHNDMTNSKHMFVYRITKKYFNQ; encoded by the coding sequence ATGAAATGGACCATACCCATCAGGAGCGCTTACACCGGCATTCTGTATTATACCGGTATCCTGAATGGCAGACAAAGCGTTATTCTGTGCTATCATCGAGTCCTGCCGGCTGGAAGTGATGAGTTGAAATTCATTCAACCCGGCATGTTTGTAACAACCGAAACATTCGAAAAGCACATGCAGTATATCAAAAAGAACTACAAGATAATTCCGCTCGAACAATTAATGGAGAATCCCAGGGTTGAAAACACCTGCATCATCACCTTCGACGACGGTTGGTATGATAACTATAAATATGCATTCCCTATTTTAAAAAAGTATTCCATTCCTGCTACCATATTTCTTGCCACAAATCTCATCGGCACAAACACATGGGCCTGGCCTGACAGAATATCATATTATATTAATTCTGCCCCGATGGAACATGTTGAAGACATAATTAACATGATTCATTCTCAAGTTCAGATAATGCCGGATAGATATATTAAAGGTTTATCTTCACGAGGAAACAGGTCTGCTCTTGCCGATGAGCTAATCGGTTATTTGAAAATGATGACCGAGGGTGAAAGAATTTCATTGATGGCTTTAATAGACAACCTCATGAAAGAATTGCTGACCGATCTTAACAGGCAAAGACCCTGGATGACATGGCCGGAAATCATAGAGATGTCCTTAGGCAATGTTTCTTTCGGAGCCCATTCGCATAACCATGTCATACTTACGCAGACAAATATTATGGATGCCACCAGAGAAATTACAGATTCAAGAAACACTCTTGAGGACAAACTCGGAAAACCTGTCGCCACGTTCAGCTATCCCAATGGTAACTATAATAATGAATTGATGCAAATTATCGATAATCTCGGATTCAAACTGGCAGTGACTACAAAGCCCGGCATGCTTGATGAATCAGAAAATTTACTAGCACTGAGAAGGATCCTGATACACAATGACATGACAAACAGCAAACACATGTTTGTATACCGGATTACAAAAAAGTACTTTAATCAGTAA
- a CDS encoding right-handed parallel beta-helix repeat-containing protein, translating to MNQKIILKAMQVAIIITAVSATLAGNLWAKELFVSTTGSDSVSYANNNISNPWLTPQYAWSSAKAGDTVNFRGGTYNITSLINTNSTGNSGTSSAWITFQSYPGEYATIRATASMDVMLQIAKNYYRVKNIAFDCNALAARGIGIGWYDSNNAVTGFEADGVAVFNWRTGDNACAFYVGSSSAAVRATDVTIKNCAITGASNASGLNQNYSGIMVFGADDFHLENNEITQVRHGIYLKHSSINYYNHGDTVKNNYIHAMHPSGGNGHASINLNTNYTTIQNNILETYIDLGEDAQTGGSVNGNYCTIVNNTCLSGITLKNDGGSSNNTIRNNIFTYRTIEGGTGNTWDYNMYSSGSAIGLHDLGNKSPVYTGGSSPSTISGFALASGSPGKNAASDGKDIGADITKVGINSSQASQSDTTAPAKPGGVSVKLK from the coding sequence ATGAATCAGAAAATCATTCTAAAAGCAATGCAGGTTGCCATTATTATTACCGCGGTTTCGGCTACACTCGCAGGCAATTTGTGGGCTAAGGAACTTTTCGTTTCTACTACCGGGAGCGATTCTGTTTCTTATGCAAACAATAATATTTCAAATCCATGGCTTACCCCTCAATATGCATGGAGTTCGGCCAAGGCCGGTGACACCGTTAATTTCCGCGGCGGAACATATAACATTACGTCTCTGATAAATACCAACAGCACAGGCAACAGTGGAACAAGCTCGGCATGGATTACCTTCCAGTCATATCCGGGAGAATATGCCACCATCAGAGCAACAGCCTCAATGGATGTGATGCTCCAGATCGCAAAAAACTATTATCGAGTTAAAAATATAGCCTTTGACTGCAACGCCTTAGCTGCCCGTGGAATAGGAATCGGGTGGTATGACAGCAATAACGCCGTAACAGGATTTGAAGCTGATGGAGTTGCCGTCTTCAACTGGCGCACCGGTGATAATGCTTGTGCTTTTTATGTTGGATCTTCGTCTGCGGCGGTCAGGGCGACTGATGTAACGATCAAGAATTGCGCCATTACGGGAGCGTCCAACGCTTCGGGATTGAACCAGAATTATTCTGGGATAATGGTTTTCGGGGCGGATGATTTTCATCTGGAGAACAATGAAATAACACAGGTGAGACACGGAATATATCTCAAGCATTCTTCCATTAATTATTACAATCATGGAGACACCGTTAAGAACAATTATATTCATGCCATGCACCCGAGTGGAGGAAACGGACATGCGTCTATCAACTTGAATACCAACTATACGACTATTCAGAATAATATCCTGGAGACTTATATAGACCTTGGAGAAGACGCACAAACCGGAGGTTCGGTCAATGGTAATTACTGTACCATTGTTAACAACACGTGTCTGAGCGGTATAACATTAAAGAATGACGGCGGAAGTTCAAACAATACTATCAGAAATAATATTTTTACATACAGGACTATTGAGGGAGGAACCGGAAACACATGGGATTACAACATGTATTCCAGTGGTTCGGCAATCGGATTGCATGACCTGGGTAATAAATCACCAGTCTATACAGGAGGATCTTCCCCGTCCACTATATCCGGTTTCGCCCTGGCAAGCGGCAGTCCCGGCAAAAATGCAGCAAGCGACGGGAAGGATATCGGGGCCGATATTACCAAGGTCGGCATAAACTCATCACAAGCATCTCAAAGTGATACAACAGCTCCAGCCAAGCCCGGAGGGGTTTCAGTAAAATTAAAATAA